From the Desulfovibrio sp. JC010 genome, one window contains:
- the csrA gene encoding carbon storage regulator CsrA has protein sequence MLILTRRPGEALYLDDNIKITVLSVQGRQVKLGLEIPAETTVYREEVYLKIKEQNRLALENTEQDLLAATELWQKKEKK, from the coding sequence ATGCTTATTTTGACCCGGAGACCGGGGGAAGCCCTATACCTGGATGACAACATAAAGATCACGGTATTAAGTGTGCAAGGCCGCCAAGTTAAGCTGGGCCTTGAAATACCGGCTGAGACTACTGTCTACAGGGAAGAGGTTTACCTCAAGATTAAAGAACAGAACCGTTTGGCGCTTGAAAACACAGAGCAGGACCTTCTTGCTGCGACCGAGTTATGGCAAAAGAAAGAAAAAAAATAA